The genomic DNA TCCTGGCCGCCATCGGCCTGTTCGCCCTCAGCTCGGCCGCCTGCGCGCTGTCGCAGGACATCTCGCAACTCGTGGCCGCGCGCGTGGTGCAGGGCCTGGCCGGGGCCATGATGGTGCCCGTGGGCCGCGTCATCATGCTGCGCACCGTGCCCAAGCACGAGCTGCTGCGCGCCATGTCCTTCCTGTCCGTGCCCGCCCTGCTCGGGCCCATCGTCGGCCCGCCGCTGGGCGGCTTCCTGGTCACCTACGCGTCCTGGCACTGGATCTTCCTCATCAACATTCCCATCGGCATCCTGGGCATCCTGCTGGTGCTGCGCCACGTCCCGGAAATCCGCGACGAGGCCGCGCCGCCCCTGGATCTGGTCGGCTTCATCCTGAGCGCGGCCTGCCTCGCCCTGCTGGTCACCGCCTTCGAAGGCATCGGCCATGGTTCCTTCGCACCCCCGGTGCTGGCGGCCATCGTGGCAGGCGGCCTGGCCTGCGGTTTCCTGTACGGCTGGCATGCACGGCGCGCGGCCGCGCCCATCCTCGACCTGACGCTGATGCGCCTGCCGACCTTCGCCATTTCCACGCTGGGCGGCAACCTGTGCCGCTTCGCCGTGGGCGCCACGCCCTTTTTGCTGGCCATGCTGCTGCAGGTCGGCTTCGGCATGACGCCGTTCGCCGCGGGCATGATCACCTTCGCGGGCGCCACCGGGGCGCTGCTCATGAAGTTCGTGGCCGCGCCCATCCTGCGCCGCTTCGGCTTCCGCCAGGTCCTGATCGTCAATGCCGTCCTGACCGGCGTCTTCGTCATCGCCTGCGCGCTGTTCTCGCCCAGCACGCCCGCGTGGGTGATGATCTCGGTGCTGCTCGTGGGAGGTTTCTTCCGCTCGCTGCAGTTCACGGCGGTCAACACGCTGACCTATGCCGAAATCGACAGCGGACGCATGAGCCAGGCCAGCACCTTCTCGGCCATGGCGCAGCAGCTGGGCATCAGCCTGGGCGTGGGCGTGGCGGCGGTCACGCTGAACCTGTCCATGAACGCGCGCGGCGCCAGCCAGCTGGCTGCCTCGGACGTCATCGTGGGCTTCATCGTGATCGGGGCGCTGTGCTGCGCCTCGGCCCTGTCCTTCATGCGCCTGCCCCGCCAGGCCGGAGAACAGCTGCAGTGACGTAGTGCCCATGCAGTCCCCGCTGGACAGGTCCGCCCAAGGACAAGAACAGGAGACAACCGACGATGGCGAACGGCACCTTCATTCTCGCGCTGGACCAGGGCACCACCAGTTCGCGCGCGATGGTCTTCGACCGTGACGGCAACGTGCGCGGCACGGCGCAGCAGGAATTTCGGCAGCACTATCCCCAACCGGGCTGGGTCGAACACGACCCCATGGACATCTGGCGCACCCAGCTCGATACCGCCCGCGAGGCGCTGCGCAACGCGGGCGCCGCCGCCTCGGACGTGGCGGGCCTGGGCATCACCAACCAGCGCGAGACCACCGTGCTGTGGGAGCGCGCCACGGGCCGCCCCATCGCGCCAGCCATCGTCTGGCAGGACCGCCGCGGCGCGCCGCTGTGCGACACGCTGCGCGAAGCCGGCCACGCCGAGCGCATCCGGGACATCACCGGCCTGGAACTCGATGCCTATTTCTCGGGCACCAAACTGGCCTGGCTGCTGCGGGAAGTGCCTGGCGCACGCCAGGCCGCCGAGCGCGGCGAACTGGCCTTCGGCACCATCGACACCTGGCTGGTCTGGCAACTGACGGGCGGCGACGTGCACAGCACCGACGCCAGCAACGCGTCGCGCACCCTGCTCTATGACCTGGCAACCGGCGACTGGAGCGACGAGATGCTGGCCTTGCTGGACGTCCCGCGCAGCCTCCTGCCCGGGATCGCGCCCAGCAGCGGCATCATCGGCAAGACCCTGCCCGAGCACTTCGGCGGGGCCTTGCCCATCGCGGGCGTGGCGGGCGACCAGCAGGCCGCCACCTTCGGCCAGGCCTGCTTCGAACCGGGCATGGCCAAGAACACCTATGGCACCGGCTGCTTCATGCTCATGAACGTCGGCACCACGCCCGCCGTGTCGCAACACCGCCTGCTGTCCACGGTGGGCTGGCGCATCGGCGAGCGCAGCGACTACATGCTGGAGGGCAGCGTCTTCGTCGCGGGCGCGGCCATCCAGTGGCTGCGCGATGGCCTGGGACTGATCCGCCGCGCCGATGAAGTCGAGGCGCTGGCGACCAGCGTGGCCGACACCGACGACGTCTTTCTGGTGCCCGCCTTCACCGGCCTGGGCGCGCCGCACTGGGACCCCTATGCGCGCGGCGCGCTGGTGGGCGTCACGCGTGGCACCACGCGCGCGCACGTGGCGCGCGCGGCGCTGGAGTCGATTGCCTTGCAAAGCGCCGACCTGCTGCGCGCCATGCGCGCCGACAGCCCCACGGACCTCAGCGAACTGCGCGTGGACGGCGGCGCGGCGCGCAACGACCTGCTCATGCAGATGCAGGCCGACCTGCTGGGCGTGCCGGTGGTGCGCCCCCGCGTGGCCGAATCCACCGCGCGCGGCGCGGCGGGGCTGGCGGGCCTGGCGCTGCAATATTGGTCCGGCCAGGACGAGCTGGCCGCGCAATGGAAAGTGGAGCGCCGCTTCGAACCCGAATGGAATGCCAGCCAGCGGGACGCCAGGCTCGCGCGCTGGCACCAGGCCGTGGCGCTGTCCCGGGGCTGGGCAGCAGGCAAGCCAGGCTGAAAAACGCAAGGCCCCGGCGCGCTGTCGCACCGGGGCCTTGGGCTCAAGGCATCACGCGCGGGCGTATCAGTTGATGCTGGCGCCAGACAGCTTCACCACCTCGCGGTACTTCTCCATTTCGCCGGCCACGAAGGCCTTGAAGTCATCGGCGCTGCCGGGACGCGTGTCCGAGCCCATGATCAGCAGGCGCTCGCGCACGTCGGGCAGGTTCAGGGCCTTCACGTAGGCCTGGTTCAGGCGCTCGACGACAGGCAGGGGCGTGCCGCCGGGCGCGAAGACGCCGAACCACGTGCCCAGGTCGAAACCCTTGACGCCCGACTCGTCGATCGTCGGCACATCCTTCAGCAGGGACGAGCGCGCCAGCGTGGTCACGGCCAGCGCCTTGACCTTGCCGTCGCGGATCAGCGGCGCAGCCGCAGCCAGGTTGTCGAACATGATGTCGGCCTGGCCCGAGAGCAGGGCCAGCTGGGCGGGCGCCGCGCCCTGGTAAGGCACGTGCACCGCATCCAGGCCGCCACGCGCGCGCAGCAGTTCGCCGGCCAGGTGGCCCGCGCTGCCATTGCCGCCCGAGGCGTAGTTCAGGCGGCCGGGATGCGATTTGCCGTAGGCAAGCAGGTCACCCACGGTGGCGATCCCGTTGGCGTCGGCGAACTCGCGGTTGATGACCAGCACGTTCGGCACGGCGGCCACCAGCGTGATGGGCGAGAAGTCGCGGATCGGGTCGTAGGGCAGGCTGGCGTACAGCCAGGGGTTGATGGCATGGGTGGCCACGGCGCCCATGACGAGCGTGTAGCCATCGGCCGGCGACTTGGCGACGACGCCGGCACCGATGTTGCCGCCCGCGCCTGCACGGTTCTCCACCACGACGGTCTGGCCGAACTCGGCGCCGACCTTCTCTGCCAGGACGCGCGCCATCAGGTCGAGCGGGCCGCCGGGGGGATAAGGCACGACGAATCGCAGGGGCTTGTTGGGGAAGTCGCCAGCAGCGTGGCCAAGGGCAGGCGCGAACGCCAGGGCGACCGCCACCGCGCAGGCCGACAGGGCCCGCAGGCAACGGGAAAGCAGGGGGGTCATCATGGTGGTCTCCGAACGGCGCCTCTGGCGGGCAGCCTTCAATGCGCGGCGGCAAGCATAACCCGACGAGGGTTGCGACGCCCGGGATGCACCCGGCAAGGGTGGTCCCCGCGCAACACTGGCCAGCCGCCCTCCCCGACGGTCCGGCCCGTGGGCGCGGGCACCAGCGCCGCGCCCGGTGTAGCGGTCAATGCAGGATCTGGCTCAGGAACAGCTTGGTGCGCTCGTTCTGCGGACTGTCGAAGAACGCGTCGGGCGTGTTCTGTTCGATGATCTCGCCGCGGTCCATGAAGATGACGCGGTCGGCCACCTTGCGCGCGAAGCCCATTTCGTGGGTCACGCACAGCATGGTCATGCCGCTTTCCTCGGCCAGCGTCACCATCACGTCCAGCACTTCCTTGACCATTTCCGGATCGAGCGCCGAGGTCGGCTCATCGAACAGCATGATCTTCGGATGCATGCACAGCGAGCGGGCAATCGCCACGCGCTGCTGCTGGCCGCCGGACAGCTGGCCCGGGAACTTGTTGGCCTGGTCGGGGATGCGCACGCGCTCCAGGTATTTCATGGCCGTGGCTTCTGCTTCGGCGCGCGACTTCTTCAGTACCCACATGGGGCCCAGCGTCAGGTTCTGCAGCACCGTCAGGTGGGGGAACAGGTTGAAGTGCTGGAAGACCATGCCCACGTCCTTGCGGATGGTCTCGATCTGCTTCAGGTCGTTGGTGAGCTCGGTGCCATCGACGATGATCTGGCCCTGCTGGTGTTCTTCCAGCCGGTTGATGCAGCGGATCATCGTCGACTTGCCGGAACCCGACGGGCCGCAGATGACGATGCGCTCGCCGGGGGCGACCTCGAGATTGACATGGCGCAGGACGTGGAACTGGCCGTACCACTTGTTGACGTCCTGCAGGCGAATGATGGCATCGGACATGCCTGTACTCCCGTTGATTCAAGCAAGGCCGGGCGCGCGCGGCGCCCTGCCGGTCATCGTTTGTGGCCCGTCGCCAGCCTGTTTTCCAAGGCCTGGCTATAGCGGGACATCGAGAAGCAAAAGACGAAATAGACCAGCGAAATGAAGACGTAGGCCTCCACGCCGAACCCTCGCCATGCCGCGTCGGACAGTGCGGCCTTGGCCGCCAGCGTCAGGTCGAAGATGCCGATCACCACCACCAGCGAGGTGTCCTTGAAGAGCGCGATGAAGATGCCGACGAGCGGCGGGATCACGATCTTCAGGGCCTGAGGCAGGATGATCAGGCGCATCTGCTGCCAATACGACAGGCCCAGGGAATCGGCGCCTTCGTACTGCCCCTTGGGAATGGCCTGCAAGCCGCCGCGCACGGTCTCGGCGATGTAGGCGCCCGCGAACAGGATGATGGCGATCTGCGCGCGCAGCAGCTTGTCGAAGGTGACGCCGACCGGCAGGAAGAGCGGCAGCATGACCGAGGACATGAACAGCAGGCTGATGAGCGGCACGCCGCGGATCAGTTCGATGTAGACCACGCACAGGGCCTTGATGGCCGGCATGCGCGAACGGCGCCCCAGGGCCAGCAGCACGCCGAAGGGAAAGGCGAATGCGATGCCGAAGGTCGACAGGATCAGGGTGACCGGCAGGCCGCCCCAGCGCGCGGTCTCGACGTATTCCAGGCCGAGCACGCCGCCCCACATGAGCAGCGCGGCCGCGCCCATGCCGCCGATCCAGATGCCCAGCAGCGACAGGTTCCAGAAGCGGCGCATGCCGCTGCACACCACCACCGCGACCAGCAGGACGCAGGCGATGAGCGGACGCCACTGCTCGTCATAGGGATAGGTGCCGAACAGGATCAGCCGGTGCTTCTCGATGATGAAGGCCCAGCAGGCGCCCGAACTGGCACGGCATTCCTGGGCGTTCTGCGCCGTGTAGTTGGCGCTCAGGAAGGCCCAGTCGAGCAGCGCAGGCACCGAGGCCAGCACGAACCACACGCACAGGATGGTCACCAGCGCATTGAGCGGCGAGGCGAACAGCTGGCTGCGGATCCAGGCCCAGGCGCCCACCTGGTTGCTGGGCGGCGGTTCGCCGGTCGTCACGGCGGGAGAGGTGGGAGTCGTGGCTGCCATGTCAACGCTCCACCAGCGCGATGCGCTTGTTGTACCAGTTCATGAAGATCGAGATGGACAGGCTGACCGTGAGATAGGCCGCCATGATGATGAGGATGCCCTCGATGGCCTGGCCGGTCTGGTTCAGCGTGGTGTTGACCACCGACACGATGTCCGGATAACCGATGGCCACGGCCAGCGAGCTGTTCTTGGTCAGGTTCAGGTATTGGCTGGTCATCGGCGGGATGATGACGCGCAGCGCCTGCGGCAGCACCACCAGGCGCAGCACCTGGCCACGCTTCAGGCCTAGCGAGCCAGCGGCTTCCCATTGGCCCTGGTTGACGGCCTGGATGCCCGAGCGGACCACTTCGGCGATGAAGGCCGAGGTGTAGATGACCAGGCCTGCCAGCAGGGCGGCGAACTCGGGCGACAGCGTGACGCCGCCGACGAAGTTGAAGCCCTTGAGCTCGGGCACGTTGAGTGCCAGCGAGGCGCCCGACAGCAACCACCCGATGAGCGGCAGGCCAATGAAGAGGCCCAGCGCTGCGCGGCCCAGCGGGAACACGCGACCGGTCTTTTCCTGGTGCTTGCGCCCCCAGTGTCCCAGCAGGATGGTGCAGAGGATGGCCAGGATCAGGCCGCCCAGCATCCAGTCCAGCGCCTGCCCCTCCAGGGAAGGCATGGTCAGGCCGCGATTGGAGATGAAGACGCCCGGCAAGGGATTGGCCGCCTGGCGCGGGCCGGCGGCGTTCTCGGTGAGCAGGGCATACCAGAAGAAGAGTTGCAGCAGCAGCGGCACGTTGCGCATCACTTCCACGTAGATGCGTGCCAGCTTGTGCACCAGCCAGTTCTTGGACAGGCGCGCGATGCCGATCAGGGTACCGAGGATCGTGGCCAGCACGATGCCCAGCGCGGCGATCTTCAGCGTGTTCACCAGGCCCACCATCACGGCACGGCCGTAGGTGTCGGCAGGCGTATAGGCAATGGCCGATTCGCCGATGGCGAAACCTGCCTCGCGGCTCAGGAAGCCGAAACCGGTGGAGATGTTGCGCGCCGACAGGTTGGTCAGCGTGTTGGAAACGAGATACCAGACCGCGAACCCGACGGCAGCCAGCGCCAGCACCTGGTAGACCACCGATCGGACGGAAGGATCGTTCCAGGACAGGCGGCGCTTCGGGGCGCTCACGGGGGGTCTTGCGGGAGGAGTTTGAGTCATACGTGGCTAGCCAGGTAACGATGGCGCGGCAAGGGGAGCGGCGCGAATGGGAGCCAGGGACGGCAGGCCGGCACGAGGCGGGCTACCCGCGCACCAAAGGCCGCGAAGGCGGCCTTTGGTGCGCCGGGCGCCGCATGCGCCCGGCAAGCTGCCGTCTTAGCGTACCGGCCAGCCGTACATCAGGCCGCCATCCTTCCACGGACGGTTCAGGCCACGCTCGAGCTTCATGGCGCTGGCGGAACCCAGGTTGCGCTCGAAGCTCTCGCCATAGTTACCCACGGACTTGAGGATGTTGTAGGCCCACTTGTCGTCCACGCCCAGGTTCTTGCCCATGCCGGGCGTGGTGCCCAGGATGCGCTGCACGTTGGGATTGGGGCTCTTGACCTGCTCGTCCACGTTCTTGGACGTGATGCCGTATTCCTCGGCTTCCAGCATGGCGTTCAGCGTCCAGCGGACGATGTTGAACCATTGCTCGTCGCCCTGGCGGACCATGGGGCCCAGCGGCTCCTTGGAGAAATCTTCCGGCAGGATCACGAAGCTGTCGGGGTTCTCGAGCGTGGTGCGGGTGGACGCCAGCTGCGACTTGTCGGTCGTGAAGGCATCGCAGCGGCCGGCCGAGAACGCACGCACGATTTCGTCGTACTTGTCGATCACGACGGGCTTGAATTCGAGCTTGTTGCCGCGGAACCAGTCAGCCAGGTTCAGTTCGGTGGTGGTGCCGGGCTGCACGCAGACCGTGGCGCCGCCCAGTTCCTTTGCGCTTTTCACGCCCAGGTCCTTCTTCACCATGACGCCTTGGCTGTCGTAGTAGTTCACGCCAGCGCCGACCAGGCCCAGCGTGGTGTCGCGCGTCAACGTGACGGTGGTGTTGCGGGTCAGCACGTCGATCTCGCCGGACTGCAGCGCGGTGAAGCGTTGCTGCGTGTTCAGCGGCGTGACCTTGAATTTGGTGGCGTCATTGAAGACCGTGGCGGCGATGGCGCGGCACAGGTCCACGTCCAGGCCTTGCCACTGGCCTTTGCTGTCTGCGAGGGAGAAACCGGGGATGCCGGTGGACACGCCGCACTGCACGAAGCCCTTCTTCTTGACGGCATCGAAGGTGGCGCCAGCATGGGCCGCGGACGTGGCTGCAAACAGCGCAACGCCGGCTACGGCGAGTTTCATTGCTTTCATCGCATATCTCCAGGAACAGAAAGCGCCAGGGTTGGCACAGAGGGTGGTGGAGCCCCGCGGATCGTCGGTTCTTGGCCGTGAGTCCGCGCTGCAAGTCTGGGGATGGTATCGCTTTGATACGTCTCACACATGGGGGGTTTCCCTTGTTGCTGCAGCGCAATCGAACCGTGTATTCCGCGCACCCGCATCTTGTCTGAAAGCCGCGCCAATAGCCAGTCTTCAGCGATATTGCAGTGCGATCGATCAAGGAAAAAACCCTCTGCTTCCACGCACCGGAGCAGGGCGATCGCGCGCCACGTTGGTGCCGATCCTGCAAATGAAACAGAGCTTTCCATCAGCTGTCACGGGCGATCGAGAATCCGTGGCCCGGGCCCCTCCTCGCCCAGCACGTCATCGGGATTGCGCAGCGGGCAATCGCTCAGCGAAAGGCAACCGCAACCGATGCAGCTGTCCAGCTCATCGCGCAGGCGCGTGAGCTTGCGGATGCGCGCATCGAGATCCTCGCGCCAGCGCGACGACAGCGCGCGCCACTCCGCGGCCGAGAGCTTCGCGCCCTGGTAGCGGCTCATCGCCTCGTGGATCTCCTGCAGCGGAATGCCCGTGCGCTGCGCTACCTTGATGATGGCGATCGCGCGCAGGACCACGGGCGCATAGCGGCGCTGGTTGCCGCCGCTGCGCGTCGACTGGATCAATCCTTTCGTCTCATAGAAATGCAGCGTCGACACTGGCACGCCCGCGCGGCGGGCGACCTCGCCCACGGTGAGGGTGCGCATGGCCTCGGGCGGCAAATCATCGTGGGGGTGCTCGGTCGCCATGGCCGCCTTTTTTACCTCAAGATTGGTTGAGGTTTTATAGTCCACCGCGCCAGCGCTTGCCCAGCAAGACCTTTCATCCTGCGCAGATTCACAGGCAGGCCCGCCCCCCCTGCTGGATGAACGCACCGGGATGGTGCGCACCGGCAACCGCGCCCTGCTGGCAGTCTGCCCAGCGCCTGTCGCGCTGGCGCAACAAACGCACACAATCCGGTGCGCCTGCGGCGAGGCCGCCCAGCGTTACTATTGGCGGCTCGCCCCTTTTCACGCCTCGGCTCCCGGCCCCCGCCAGCCCATGATCGAGTTCCAGCACGTCTTCAAATCCTATGGCCGTGGCCGCAACATCCTGGCCGACATCACGTTCAAGGTCTCGCCCGGCGAGTTCATCTTCGTGTCCGGCCCGTCGGGCGCAGGCAAATCGACATTGCTGAAGCTGGTGGGCGGCCTCGAGCCGCCAAGCCGTGGCGCCATCCAGGTCCACGGCCAACGCCTGGAAAAACTGTCGGCGCGCGCCCGGCCCTACCTGCGCCGCGCGGTCGGCGTGATCCTGCAGGACACCCACCTGCTGTACGACCGCAGCGCCTTCGAGAACGTGATGCTGCCGCTGGCCGTCACCGGCCTGGCGCCCGAGCTCGCCTCGGCGCGCGCCCGCGCCGCCATGGAAAAGGTCGGCCTGTCAGGCAAGGAAGCGCTCAACCCCATCGAACTGTCGGGCGGTGAACAGCAACGCCTGGCCATCGCCCGCGCCATCGTCAACCGCCCCGCCATCCTGATCGCCGACGAACCCACCGCCAACCTGGACCGCGACAACGCGCGCCGCATCCTGAATGTCTTCCGGGATTTCAACCGCGTCGGCGTCACCATGCTGATCGCTTCGCACGACGAAGCGCTGATGGCCGAACACGCCACGCGCACGCTGCGCGTGGAACCCGGCCGCTTCACCGACGTGCGCACGCGCCCGGCCGCCGAGGAGCAGGCATGAAAAGCTGGCTGCGCCAACATCGCTACGCCTTGTCGATCACGGTTCGCCGGCTGCTGGCCCAACCGTTCTCGTCCTTCGCCAACCTGCTTGTGATCGCCCTCGCGCTGTCGCTGCCGCTGCTGGGCACGACCGTGCTGCTGTCGGCCGAGCCGGTCGCGCGCCAGGTCTCGGTCACGCCCGAATTGACGCTCTTCATGAAGGTGGACGCGCCCGCCAACAGCGCCCGCGACACCGCCGACCGGATCGCGCGCGAACACGACGCGCAGATCTCGGGCGTGCGCGTCATCGGCCGCGACGAAGCCCTGCGCACGCTGCGCAACACGCCGGGCTGGGAAGCCTCGCTCGCCGTGCTGCCCGAGAACCCCCTGCCTGACGCGGTGGTGGTCACGCTGGAACAAGGCGAAGATCTTGCCGCGCGCGCGGACACGCTTGCCGCCGCCTGGCGCGGCTGGGATTACGTGGATGTCGTGCAACTCGACAGTGCCTGGGTGCAGCGGCTGGAGGCGCTGCTGCGCTTCGCACGCATCGGCCTGGGCCTGCTTGCGGTCAGCGTGGCGCTGGTCGTGCTGGCCACCGTCTTCAATACCGTGCGCATGCAGGCCCTGTCGCAACGCGAGGAAATCGCCGTGGCGCGGCTGGTGGGCGCCACCGAATCCTTCGTGCGCAGGCCCTTCCTGTATGTGGGCGCACTGAGTTGCACGCTGGCCTCCCTGCTTGCCATCGGCATTGCCGCGCTGGCCCTGCAACCCTTGAACCAGGCCTTGGCCACGCTGGCTCGCAGCTATGGCGCGGACATCGCGCTGCACCTGCCCGGTCCGGGCGTCCTGGTGCCGGCCATCGTGGCCACCGCGCTGCTCGGCGCGGTATCAGCACGGTGGTCCGTCACGCGCAATACACGTTTCTAGGGGGTTTTCATCCCCTTTGTCCACGACTAGGATGCGCCCCGGAAGCTCTACAGTCGCAGGATGGAATCACTCCGGATGAAATATTCCGGAATATTCCGACATATGCGACCCTCCGGGCCTCTCATCGGCCCACCTTTGTCCTAGCCACTTCATGCCGTTCCAGGAATTCCGGGCCACCCGCCAGTACTTCGACAGCGCATTCGGCATGCAGGCCGTGAAGGTACTGCCGACGGAGTATTACGTCTCGAAAGAGAACATCATGATCTCGACCGTGCTGGGGTCGTGCGTCGCGGCCTGTATCCGCGACCCGCAGGCCGGCGTGGCGGGCATGAACCACTTCATGCTGCCCGAGGGCGACCCGGCCTCGCCGGCATCGGCCACGATGCGCTATGGCGCCTATGCCATGGAAGTGCTGATCAACGAACTGCTGAAAGCTGGCGCCACCCGCTCGCGCCTGGAAGCCAAGGTGTTCGGCGGCGGCGCGGTGCTGGACGCCATGCAGCAGACCAACATCGGCGAACGCAATGCGGCCTTCGTGCTGCACTACCTGAAACTGGAAGGCATCCCGGTCCTGGCCAAGGACCTGGGCGACGTCCACGCGCGCCGCATCAACTACTTCACGGGCACCGGCCAGGTGCTGGTGCGCCGGCTGATCACGCAACGCAAGGCGGAAGCCGTCATCGCGCACCGTGAGCTGGCCGTCGCAAGGTCGGTGCAGCAGGACGCCGACGCGAACAAGCCCGGGCCGCGGCCGGCTGCGTCGTTGGTTCGGCCTTTGCGGGCGCGTTAGCGTTTCGTTTTCATTTCAGTGGGGCTTGGACCGCCAAGTTGCCGCACCCCGCGGCAGGCGACCGACGGCACGACCATCCTCGGCGGCCGTCAACCCAGCGGTCCCGACACCACACAAACACAACAACTACGCAGCCCTCTCCCCAGCCCGAGGCGTAGCCACCCGCACCCCCTGCAGCAGCGCAGTCCGCCGAGCAGCCACCCGCTCGATACTCGCAGCCTTCACATGCCCATATCCGCGAATGTCCTCAGGCAGCGACGCCACCGCCACCGCCCGGTCCAGGTTCGCCGGCGACAGTCCTTTCAGCAGGCTCTCCACCGTCCCGCGATACTCATCGATCAGCGCGCGCTCCATGCGGCGATCGGCCTGGTAGCCAAACGGGTCGAACATCGTGCCGCGCACGAAGCGCAACTTCGCCAGCACGCCGAACACCTTCATCATGCCCGGTCCATAGCGGCGCTTGGCCGGCGGCTTGCCGTCCTTGCCGTGCGCCAGCGCGGGCGGGGCCAGGTGGAAAGCCAGCTTCCAGTCGCCTTCGAATTGCGCCGCCACCTTGCGCAGGAACTCGCCGTCGCTGTATAGCCGCGCCACTTCGTACTCGTCCTTGTAGGCCATCAGCTTGTAGTAGTAGCGCGCCACCGCCAGCGCCAGCCGGCTCGTGCCGCAAGCGGATTCCTCGGCCACCGCCACCTGGTCCACCAGATCCGCATAGCGCCGTGCATAGGCCGCGTTCTGGTACTGCGTCAACAGCGCCACGCGATGCGCACGCAGGCGTTCCAGTTCGCTGCCGGGGCGCTTCAA from Orrella dioscoreae includes the following:
- a CDS encoding MFS transporter, with product MSDAPAPRAVDPQRAARILPFIVGCALFMQMLDATVVATALPAMAQALNTTPVRLNIAITSYLLAVAVFVPISGWAADRYGARRVFLAAIGLFALSSAACALSQDISQLVAARVVQGLAGAMMVPVGRVIMLRTVPKHELLRAMSFLSVPALLGPIVGPPLGGFLVTYASWHWIFLINIPIGILGILLVLRHVPEIRDEAAPPLDLVGFILSAACLALLVTAFEGIGHGSFAPPVLAAIVAGGLACGFLYGWHARRAAAPILDLTLMRLPTFAISTLGGNLCRFAVGATPFLLAMLLQVGFGMTPFAAGMITFAGATGALLMKFVAAPILRRFGFRQVLIVNAVLTGVFVIACALFSPSTPAWVMISVLLVGGFFRSLQFTAVNTLTYAEIDSGRMSQASTFSAMAQQLGISLGVGVAAVTLNLSMNARGASQLAASDVIVGFIVIGALCCASALSFMRLPRQAGEQLQ
- the glpK gene encoding glycerol kinase GlpK, which produces MANGTFILALDQGTTSSRAMVFDRDGNVRGTAQQEFRQHYPQPGWVEHDPMDIWRTQLDTAREALRNAGAAASDVAGLGITNQRETTVLWERATGRPIAPAIVWQDRRGAPLCDTLREAGHAERIRDITGLELDAYFSGTKLAWLLREVPGARQAAERGELAFGTIDTWLVWQLTGGDVHSTDASNASRTLLYDLATGDWSDEMLALLDVPRSLLPGIAPSSGIIGKTLPEHFGGALPIAGVAGDQQAATFGQACFEPGMAKNTYGTGCFMLMNVGTTPAVSQHRLLSTVGWRIGERSDYMLEGSVFVAGAAIQWLRDGLGLIRRADEVEALATSVADTDDVFLVPAFTGLGAPHWDPYARGALVGVTRGTTRAHVARAALESIALQSADLLRAMRADSPTDLSELRVDGGAARNDLLMQMQADLLGVPVVRPRVAESTARGAAGLAGLALQYWSGQDELAAQWKVERRFEPEWNASQRDARLARWHQAVALSRGWAAGKPG
- a CDS encoding Bug family tripartite tricarboxylate transporter substrate binding protein, with amino-acid sequence MMTPLLSRCLRALSACAVAVALAFAPALGHAAGDFPNKPLRFVVPYPPGGPLDLMARVLAEKVGAEFGQTVVVENRAGAGGNIGAGVVAKSPADGYTLVMGAVATHAINPWLYASLPYDPIRDFSPITLVAAVPNVLVINREFADANGIATVGDLLAYGKSHPGRLNYASGGNGSAGHLAGELLRARGGLDAVHVPYQGAAPAQLALLSGQADIMFDNLAAAAPLIRDGKVKALAVTTLARSSLLKDVPTIDESGVKGFDLGTWFGVFAPGGTPLPVVERLNQAYVKALNLPDVRERLLIMGSDTRPGSADDFKAFVAGEMEKYREVVKLSGASIN
- a CDS encoding amino acid ABC transporter ATP-binding protein, with product MSDAIIRLQDVNKWYGQFHVLRHVNLEVAPGERIVICGPSGSGKSTMIRCINRLEEHQQGQIIVDGTELTNDLKQIETIRKDVGMVFQHFNLFPHLTVLQNLTLGPMWVLKKSRAEAEATAMKYLERVRIPDQANKFPGQLSGGQQQRVAIARSLCMHPKIMLFDEPTSALDPEMVKEVLDVMVTLAEESGMTMLCVTHEMGFARKVADRVIFMDRGEIIEQNTPDAFFDSPQNERTKLFLSQILH
- a CDS encoding amino acid ABC transporter permease — translated: MAATTPTSPAVTTGEPPPSNQVGAWAWIRSQLFASPLNALVTILCVWFVLASVPALLDWAFLSANYTAQNAQECRASSGACWAFIIEKHRLILFGTYPYDEQWRPLIACVLLVAVVVCSGMRRFWNLSLLGIWIGGMGAAALLMWGGVLGLEYVETARWGGLPVTLILSTFGIAFAFPFGVLLALGRRSRMPAIKALCVVYIELIRGVPLISLLFMSSVMLPLFLPVGVTFDKLLRAQIAIILFAGAYIAETVRGGLQAIPKGQYEGADSLGLSYWQQMRLIILPQALKIVIPPLVGIFIALFKDTSLVVVIGIFDLTLAAKAALSDAAWRGFGVEAYVFISLVYFVFCFSMSRYSQALENRLATGHKR
- a CDS encoding amino acid ABC transporter permease, which encodes MTQTPPARPPVSAPKRRLSWNDPSVRSVVYQVLALAAVGFAVWYLVSNTLTNLSARNISTGFGFLSREAGFAIGESAIAYTPADTYGRAVMVGLVNTLKIAALGIVLATILGTLIGIARLSKNWLVHKLARIYVEVMRNVPLLLQLFFWYALLTENAAGPRQAANPLPGVFISNRGLTMPSLEGQALDWMLGGLILAILCTILLGHWGRKHQEKTGRVFPLGRAALGLFIGLPLIGWLLSGASLALNVPELKGFNFVGGVTLSPEFAALLAGLVIYTSAFIAEVVRSGIQAVNQGQWEAAGSLGLKRGQVLRLVVLPQALRVIIPPMTSQYLNLTKNSSLAVAIGYPDIVSVVNTTLNQTGQAIEGILIIMAAYLTVSLSISIFMNWYNKRIALVER
- a CDS encoding amino acid ABC transporter substrate-binding protein, whose amino-acid sequence is MKAMKLAVAGVALFAATSAAHAGATFDAVKKKGFVQCGVSTGIPGFSLADSKGQWQGLDVDLCRAIAATVFNDATKFKVTPLNTQQRFTALQSGEIDVLTRNTTVTLTRDTTLGLVGAGVNYYDSQGVMVKKDLGVKSAKELGGATVCVQPGTTTELNLADWFRGNKLEFKPVVIDKYDEIVRAFSAGRCDAFTTDKSQLASTRTTLENPDSFVILPEDFSKEPLGPMVRQGDEQWFNIVRWTLNAMLEAEEYGITSKNVDEQVKSPNPNVQRILGTTPGMGKNLGVDDKWAYNILKSVGNYGESFERNLGSASAMKLERGLNRPWKDGGLMYGWPVR
- the soxR gene encoding redox-sensitive transcriptional activator SoxR, encoding MATEHPHDDLPPEAMRTLTVGEVARRAGVPVSTLHFYETKGLIQSTRSGGNQRRYAPVVLRAIAIIKVAQRTGIPLQEIHEAMSRYQGAKLSAAEWRALSSRWREDLDARIRKLTRLRDELDSCIGCGCLSLSDCPLRNPDDVLGEEGPGPRILDRP